Genomic window (Oligoflexia bacterium):
GATAATAAATGATTTAATTATCTAAATGTCAAAGTTCTTGCCAGTTGATCTTACCGCGCTCAAGAACAAGAGACCCATTTCCTTCTACAAGCTTCACGGGGTTTTCTTGATATGCGGGGTGACGATTAAGGGCAGAAACTAATCGAGGAGAAAGTTTTTTAAGCCATGCTTCTTCTTGCCCAGCAGCGCGCTTTTCTAAATGAACAAGACGTGTTCCAAAGTAATCTAAAAACTGAGCCCATGTGTCAGAGCTTAGTTGATCAGACCCTGTATAGGCATTGAGATGCGTTGCCGTCGCAGCATGTTGAGTTGGATAGGAGAAAATATTAAGACCAACACCAATATGTAAATAGTGAACATCGCCCTCTTGGGTGTGCTCAGCAATAACGCCGCCCACTTTTTTATCACCAATATAAATATCATTAGGAGCTTTGAGGCTAAATCGTACAAATTTAAATGCTTCGCTCAAAGATTCATAAAGATACAAACCAATGCCAAGAGTCCATCGTGGGTCAGCACCTTCACCGTAAAGTTCCATAAACCATGTTGAGAGAAAACTTTTGCCGTGCCCGTCGTCTTCCCATGTGTTTGTTCCGCGTCCACGACCCTCGGCTTGATGTTTTGCAACAATCAAAGTGGGCTTTGTGAAATCATCAGTATGTGTTTTTGAATATGTTTGTGTGCTATCGACAGTTTCAAGACCCACATAATTCCAACCAAAGTTGGGACGTTTGCAAAGACGGGCCGCTGTTTCTGATAAATCAAATGGAAGTTCGTTCATAATTACCTTTCAAAAAGTAAACTTACATCAGCATTTGGCGCTGAATGGGTGATTTGACCAACACTGATGAAATCAACCCCTAGTTTAGCCACAGATTCGATTCGGTCAAGAGTCATGTTGCCACTTGCTTCAATAATACTTTTTCCAGCGATAAGTTTAACGGCCTTCTCTGTGAGCTCGTTATTCATATTATCGAGTAAAATGCGCTCTGTATTGCAGCTAAGGGCTTCATTAATTTCATCAAGATTGGTTACTTCGACCTCTACGGGCATCTTTGGATGCTGAGAACGTGTGAGTTTTACACACTCAAGAATACTTCCGGCGGCTCGAATATGATTTTCTTTGATCAAAATACCGTCAGAAAGATTCATGCGATGATTACTGCCCCCACCATGTAAAACAGCATTTTTCTCTAAGTTACGAAAACCGGGTGTTGTTTTGCGGGTATCAGTGATTTTACATCGTGTGCCCTTTGTTTTCTCAACAAACAGAGATGTCAAAGTCGCAATGCCTGAGAGATGGCCTAAAAAATTAAGTGCCGTACGCTCACCTTTTAGTAATACAGATAATTTTCCTGAAAGTTCACAGATGTTTTGCCCTCGCGTTACGCGATCGCCATCTTTAAAATGCCATTTAATTTCGGTTTTGGAATCTAAGAGCTTAAAAGTAGCATCAAAGAGTGTGCACCCTGAAAGTGTGAGATCTTGTTTGGCTAGAAGTTTTGCTTTACCTGATTTATTTTCAAACCCCAAACTATCGGTGGTGATATCACCTGAGGGCATGTCTTCTTGGAGTGCTTGTTTAACAATAGTGTTTATATCAATCACTTCGATTCTTCGTTCAAAAGCCGTTTAAGTTCTTCGCGAATAATATTTGTGGCAATTTCTGGGACTACTTTCCAAACAACTTGTTCAATTATTTTTCTAGTCTCTGCTCGAAGCTCATCCATATTTACCAATGTTTTTGGATCAACTTGTGTGTGCGATGATTCAAATTGCGCATGTAAGGGTGAGCCGATTTCTGTAACACCCGTTTTCGAAGGTGTCTTGGGTGTAGGTGTGATCGGTTCAGCTGGTGGTGTATTGAGCTCAACTGGTTCGCTATGTGCTGGAGTGGCTGATGGCTTTAAAAGAAAATCAGAATTTGAAATAGCTGATTCGCTGTATTGAAACGCCACTGTGTTTTCTTCTTGGCCTTCATCGGGAATGGGAACTTGAAATTTACCTAAATCTTTTCTAACCCACTCGTTATCACCAGACCAAATAGTATTGTCAGGGGCCGCGGGCATTTCGCTGCTCATAGGTTCAGAAGTTATCGGTGTTGAAGTTTTGTCTGGTTGGGTTTCTTTCATAAATGCTGAAATGTCATCAAACGAATCCATGTTCCATCCCACCGGTTGTTCAGGTTTTGGTATTGCTGAATTTGTCTGTGTTGTTTGTGCGGGCATTGCAAAATCTAGAGCCGGAAAATCAAGATGCTTAGCGATAGGATTAGTTTGAGATTTTTGAACGTATTTTGTGATGAGTGAGCGAAGGCCTGAAACTTCAAAAGGCTTTTCTAATTTGTCTTCTGCTCCAGAGGCTTTGAACTTGGCATCATCAAATGCCATAAATGAGCTCCAAAGCATAATAACCGGAGTTTTTTTTAAGCTTGCGTCACTTTTGATTTCAGTTGCGATCTCGTAACCGGTTTTATGAGGAAGCAGTACGTCAACAAATGCGATATCCGGCTTAAAACTACGAGCCACATCCATCACATCTTTGCCAGATCCGACAGAACGCAATTCTACTCCAAAATCTTGGAGAGAAAGTTGAACGACCTTTTTGATAGCAGCACTATCGTCTGCTAACAGAACTTTTAAGGGCATAGGCCTCTTTGATCCTTGGCAAAAAAATTCATTAAAATTCTTAACAACTATGCGTTTTAACCCTACTTAATTGGTTAGATTGAGTTGCTCGAAGTGTCAAGGTGCTTTAGTCTAAATGTGTGTTATCAATCATCGATCGTTACATATCAAAGGAGTTTTTAAAGTACTTTGCCGCCGCGCTCATAGTATTTTCAACGCTATTTCTAGTCGTTGATATGCTATCGACCGTTTGGCAGCTAAAGGGCGATAGCACCACCATCTGGCGTTACTATCTCTATAATCTTCCGATGATTATATACCGCATGACACCTGTGAGTTGCCTCATGGCAACGATATTCACGATTAGTGTGATGAGTCGCAATAATGAACTGGTGGCCCTTTTTAGTTCAGGTTTAAGTCTTGCGCGCGCCGCAGCACCGATTTTGGTCATGACCTTACTCATCGCCATTGGGAGTTTTTTCGTAAGCGATAAGCTCATTCCATCATTTACGAAACTGAGAAATTACATCTACTTTGTCGAAATTAAAAAACAACCTTGGTTTTACTATACCGTTAAGGTGAATAAAATTTGGTATCGCAGTAAAGATCTCATCTACAATATCAAAACTTTGAATCCTGAAAAAAATCTTGTTCAAGGTTTAACAATTTATTATTTCAATCCTGATTGGCAACTCACGCAAGTTATCGTCGCAGCAGAAGGGCATTTTCAGGGCTCTAACTGGATTTTACAAAACGGTTCGGTCACACTTTTTTTGGATGACTCAAGTTTTCCGCTCACTCAGACGTTTAAAGAAAAAACCATTACTCTTGATGAAAAGCCTACAGATATTCAAGGTATTGATGCCAACAGTGATCTCATGACGGTGGGAGAACTGAGGCGATATATTAAAAAGAATAAAGATGCAGCCCTTGATACCACTCGCTATGAAGTCGCTTATCACGGAAAATTTGCCTTTGCCTTTGTGAGTTTTGTAATGGCGTTTTTAGGAATACCATTTAGTGTTTCTAAAGATAAAAGCGGAAGTTTTGCTCTGAGCATTGGACTCTGTTTTGGCTTTGTTTTTATGTACTGGACGCTTGTTTCTATAGGTTTAAGCCTTGGTAGAAACGGTACTGTGAATGCGTTTTTAGCAGCTTGGACACCAAATGCCGTGATGCTCTCAATGGCCGTTTTCTTTCTCTTGCGCCTTAAAAAATAATCAAATATTGTAGTGAGTTACAGTCAACTTGAAAGGTGCTTCTGTGGCGATTTTGGGAATCAAAACATATCCAGATGACGTTCTCAAACAGGTCGCAAAGCCTGTCACTGAAGTAACTCCTGAATTAGTGAAGCTAGCAGAAGACATGCTTGAGACAATGTATGCTGCCCCCGGTATTGGGCTTGCGGCTCCTCAAGTGGGAGAATCAATTAGACTCATTGTTATTGATTCGCGCATGCGCGATGAAAACGGCCGGGCTGATTACACAGATATGACTGAGCTTGAAAAACAGGTGAGTTTTCCTTTGAGACTATTTAATCCGGTAATATTATTAAGTGAAGGAAGTGCAACTTTTGATGAGGGGTGTCTTTCTGTACCGGGTTTTGTCGAGACAGTGCGGCGCGCTAATTATGTGGAAGTCGAAGCACTTGATTCTCAGAATAAAAAAATCCACATTAAAACTGATGGCTTGCTTTCAATATGTATTCAGCATGAAATAGACCATCTTGACGGAAAACTTTTTATTGATCGCTTAAGCACGGTAAAACGCGCTTTGATTAAGTCGAAAATCAAAAAGCATGGTTACCCCGATAGTGCAGATCAAAAACAGCATATTTTGTAAGGGCCAATGAAAATTAAAGTCGTTTTTTTAGGTACACCAGAGTTTGCTTGTCCGACATTAGATTATCTATTGTCAGAACATGATCAATACGAAGTTTGTGGTGTGGTCACCCAACCTTCAAAACCTTCAGGTCGTAATCTTGAAGTTAAAAAATCAAGAGTTCAAGAGTTAGCTGAGTCACATCTCAACACACTCAGTAGGCTTCAAAAAAAGTTTCCGATACTTTTGCCTCCCAATATCAATGACGTATCGGTATTAAAACAAATTCAAGCGCTTGATGCCCATATTGCCGTCGTTGTGGCTTACGGGCAGATTTTGCATCCTGCATTTATGACGATTTTTAAACATGGCGCTGTGAATGTTCACGCAAGTCTTCTCCCTCGCTGGCGAGGAGCAGCCCCTATTGCTTGGGCGCTTTTAAAACAAGATCCTGTCACAGGTGTGACGCTTCAAAAAATCGCAACAAAACTTGATTCAGGAGACATCATTGGCCAACATCAAGTCGTTTTAGATGAAACTTGGGATGCATCGATACTCTACACAGAATTAAGTAAACGTGGTGCAGATTTAGTTCGTCGCTATTTACCTGATTACGTCTCTGGAAAATTAAAAACAACACCACAAGATGAAACAAAAGTTACTTTGGCTCCGAAGATCACAAAAGAACAAGGCCATATTGACTGGAATAATACAGCTAAAGATATTTGTGCTCAGATCAATGCATTAACACCTTGGCCGGGTACCTGGACAACACGGGATGCAAAGCAGTTAAAAGTTCTAAGAGCAAATCCTATTGAATATCAAAGTAAAGAAAAACCAGGTTCGGTCATCAGTGTTGATAAAACAAATTTTGTTGTTCAATGCGGAGAAGGTTCTTCACTTATGGTTTTAGTGGTGCAGCCCGAGAGTCGTGCGCGTATGCCTGCATCTGCTTATCTTAAAGGTTATCCTTTCAAAAAAGGAGACTTCCTTGGCGGCTGATGTACTTATAGCCCCAAGTATTCTCTCTTGCGATTTTGCACGTCTTGGTGAAGAAATTTTAAAAGCTGAAGCCGCAGGTGCTGATTGGGTTCATGTAGATGTCATGGACGGTCACTTTGTCGATAATCTCACAATTGGCCCCCCAGTTATTGCGTGTATTAAAAAAGTTGCGAGTCGTCCACTTGATGTTCACTTGATGATTGAGCGCCCTGAATTAAGTATTGAGCGTTATGTTAAAGCGGGTGCTGATTATTTAACAATTCATGTAGAGGCCACGAAAGATCCGACTCAAGTGTTAAAAAATATTCGAAGTTTTGGTGCTAAACCTGGAATTACTTTGCGGCCGGGAACTCCTTTAAATGAAATTATAAAATATCTTGAACATGTAGATCTTGTTTTGGTGATGACGGTTAATCCCGGTTGGGGTGGTCAGGCCTTTATGCCCGAGCAGCTTGAAAAAGTAAAAACACTTAAAGCTTGGGCTGATAAAAATAATCCCAAGCTCTTTATTGAAGTAGACGGTGGTATTAATGCTACAACGGCGCCACAAGCAAGAGCTGCTGGAGCAAATGTTTTTGTTGCAGGAAATGCAGTGTTTAAAACCGACGATTATAAAAAAGCCATTGAGTCTTTAAGAGGTTAATCATAAATGAAAATTACAGGTGAAAATCTCAACATTGAAAACGTGTGGCTCGTGGCATATGGCCAAGAAAAAGTAGAGCTAGCCCCGAGCTGTAAAAAAAAGATGCTCGAAAGTCGTCGTTATATTGAGCAGTTTCTTAAAAAAGGGAAAACTGTTTACGGAGTCAACACTGGCTTTGGTGCTTTGAGCTCGGTTTCTATTTCTAATGATCAAATAATCGAACTACAAAAAAATCTTATTCGTTCACACTCAGTGGGTGTTGGCGAAATTTTCACAATTGAAGAAACAAGGGCTATTTTACTTTTGCGCGCAAATGCTTTAGCTCGAGGTCATAGTGGTGTGCGTGTTGATGTGGTTGAAAAACTTTTAGAATTTTTAAATAAAAACGTTATGCCGGTCGTGCCTGGTCAAGGAAGTGTTGGCGCAAGTGGTGATCTTGCACCTCTTGCACATGTGGCACTTGCACTGATGGGTGAAGGCGAAGTTATTTATAAAAATAAACGTATGAAAACTTCGAATGCATTAAAAGCAGCACGCATCGAACCGATATTGCTGCAAGCTAAAGAGGGCTTATCGTTAATTAATGGTTGCCAAGTGATGACAGCCGTCGGGTTACTCAATACTTATGAGGCCAGACGACTTAATTGGCTCACTGATCTTGCGGGCAGCATGTCTTTAGAGGCAATGAGAGGTGCGAGATCAGCCTTTGATCCTTTAATCGCTGCGACACGGGCGCATCCCGGTGAGGCAAAAACTGCACGTAATCTTTTAAGAATCATGGGCAAAAATTCAAAAATTTCACTGAGTCATGAAGATTGTGGCAGAGTTCAAGACGCATATTCTTTAAGGTGCATGCCCCAAGTTCATGGCGCTGCCAAAGACACACTTCGCTATGTTTCGGGCATATTAGAAGTTGAATCTAATAGTTCAACTGATAACCCACTTGTTTTTGCTGATAAGAAAAAAGTTTTAAGCTGCGGCAATTTTCATGGTGAACCAGTGGCGTTCGCCTTAGATTTTTTAGGCATCAGTGTTGCCGCCACTGCATCAATTAGTGAATGTCGTATTGAAAAATTAATTAACCCAGCCATGAGCGGGCTCCCAGCATTTTTAGCAGAAAATAGTGGGTTAAATTCTGGAATGATGATTGTGCAAGTTGCGGCAGCTTCCTTGGTGAGCGAAAATAAAATATTAAGCCACCCGGCTAGTGTTGATAGTATTCCCACATCAGCTGATAAAGAAGATCACGTGAGCATGGGTACAATTGCAGCTCGAAAACTTGGCAAAATTGTTCGCAACGCTGAAAATGTTTGCGCTATGGAGCTCCTGTGTGCGGCTCAAGGACTTGATTTTTTAAAACCACTTAAACCATCAGCTGGAGTTTTAAGCGGGTATAACGCTATTCGAAAAGTTGTGCCCTATGCTTCTAAAGATCGTACATTTCACATTGATATTACGGCTATTCGTGAATTAATCCGTTCAGGAAAATTGTTAAAAGCAGTTACAGATGTCACCGGAGATTTAGAATGGTAAGTGGCCCACGAAAAGTTAAAGCCCCAACAGGTTCTGCACTCACTTGCAAAGGTTGGCTTCAAGAAGCTGCTTATAGAATGATTCAAAATAATTTAGACCCAGCTGTTGCAGAAAAGCCAAATGAACTTATCGTCTATGGAGGGCTGGGAAAAGCCGCTCGCAATTGGGAATGTTTTGATAAAATATTAAAATCTTTAGAAAGCCTTTCAGACGATGAGACCTTACTTATTCAAAGTGGAAAAGCTGTAGGCATTTTTAAAACACATCGTGACGCCCCAAGAGTTTTACTCGCAAATAGTAATCTTGTTCCCAAATGGGCTAATTGGGAACATTTCAACGAGCTCGATCAAAAAGGTCTTATGATGTATGGCCAAATGACCGCTGGCTCATGGATTTATATTGGCTCACAAGGAATCATTCAAGGTACTTACGAAACTTTTGCTGAATGTGGTCGACAACATTTTGATGATAATCTTTCAAATCGCTGGGTTTTAACAGCGGGGTTAGGCGGCATGGGTGGAGCTCAACCTTTAGCTGCTGCATTTGCCGGGGCGTCAAGTCTAAGTATTGAAGTAGATCCAGAAAGAATTAAAAAACGTTTGCAATCAGCATATATCGATGAAGAAGCTCCCACCTTAGAAGAAGCTGTAGCGCGAGTGAAGCAGTATGCAAAAGAAGGCAAAGCTCGAAGTGTTGCGTATTGTGGAAACATGAGTGAAGTCATTCATCAGCTTATCGAAATGAATGTTGTACCAGATATCTTAACTGATCAAACAAGTGCCCATGATCCGCTTAATGGCTATGTTCCTGAGGGTTACACGCCAGGAATAAACGGCACAGCAACGGCATTAAGAAAATCTGATTCTAAAAAATATTTAGCACTCGCAATGACGTCGATCAAAAAACATGTTGAAGGTATGCTCAAACTTAAAAGCATGGGTGCTGTAACTTTTGATTACGGGAACAACATTCGCGCCATGGCTAAAGAAGCAGGGTGTGAAAAGGCATTTGATATTCCAGGTTTTGTTCCTGAATATATTCGCCCGCTTTTTTGTGAGGGCCAAGGCCCGTTTAGATGGGTGGCACTATCGGGTGATCCCAACGATATTAAAGTAACTGACGATGCGTTGTTAGAACTTTTTCCTCACAATAAAAAACTTCATAACTGGATCAACAAGGCACAAGAGCGCATTAAATTTCAAGGTTTGCCCGCAAGAATTTGTTGGCTTGGTTATGGTGAGCGCGACAAAGCGGGGCTTTTGTTTAATGACCTAGTTAAAAAACGTTTAGTAAAAGCTCCGATTGTTATTGGGCGTGATCATCTTGACTGTGGAAGTGTTGCCAGCCCCAATCGTGAAACTGAGGGCATGCTTGATGGCAGTGATGCTGTCGCTGATTGGCCAATACTTAATGCACTTTTAAATACGGCTTGTGGCGCTACTTGGGTGAGCTTTCATCAAGGTGGTGGTGTTGGTATGGGTTATAGCCTTCATGCTGGGCAAGTTATCGTCGCTGACGGAACCGTCGAAGCAGCACTTCGCTTGCGTCGTGTGTTAACGGCAGATCCAGGCATGGGTATTATTCGACATGTAGATGCTGGATACACAAAGGCTCAGCAAGTTGCTCGTGAACGTGGTGTGCAAATTCCATGATCGTCATTCATAATATCGGTCAACTTGTCACACTTGAAGGTGCAGTTAAAAAACAAGGCCGTAATATTGTATTTCAAGATCTTGGTATCATCACTGACGCATGTCTTGTGCTCAATGGCATTGGGCGCAAATGCAAAGTTGAGTGGGTCGGAAAATCAAGTGATCTGCCAAAGAAATATAATAAAGCTAAAAAGATAAACGCAAATAAGCAATTGGTCATGCCCGGGTTTGTTGACAGTCACACCCATCTTGTTTTTGCGGGCGATCGTTCTCGAGAATTTGAAATGCGACTTGCTGGTCACACCTACCAAGAAATAGCACTCGCAGGTGGCGGCATTGTTAAAACAATGACGGCAACACGCTTAATTTCTCAAGCTGATTTATTAAAAATAAGTTTAAAGCGAGTGGACACTTTTTTACGTCAAGGTGTTACCACTTTTGAAATTAAAACGGGTTACGGTCTTGATTTTGATTCAGAAGAAAAATGCTTAAAAATAATCGATAAACTTAAAAAAACAACACCCGCAACGATTGTCGCCACATTTTTAGCCGCCCATGCGGTTCCACCAGAATATAAAGGCAAAAAAACAGAATACACAAAGCTCGTAGCAACAAAGTGGCTCCCCAAGCTAAAAAAGTATTGTGATTACCTCGATATGTTTTTAGATGAAGGTTATTTTGACAAAGAAGATGCTGAAGTACTTTTAACTCAAGCACAGAAGTATAAAATACGTATAAAGCTTCATGCCGATGAACTCAAACTTACAGGTGGCACACAAACGGCTTGTAAGTTTAATGCGCTATCGGCTGATCATTTGCTTCAGATTTCGCAAAAAGAAATTGAGCTACTTTCAAAAAGTGAAGTGACTGCCACACTTTTACCCACTACAGCATTTTTTCTAAAAGCCGCCTATGCTCCAGCAAGAAGGCTTCTTGATAGCGGTGCACGCGTAGCCTTGGCCACAGATTTCAACCCAGGTACTTCTCCAACCCAAGATATTTCTTTAGTGGCCGTGCTTGCTGCACTTCAAATGCACATGAAGACAGAAGAAATAATTACAGCACTTACGCTCAATGGTGCCTACGCCTTAGGTCTAGCTGAAAAAAAGGGAGCACTATTAAAGGGTTATGATGCTGATTTTATAATGCTTGAGTCAAACAGTGTTGCAAAGGTGTTTTACGAGTTCGGGCAGGTGCAAAGAAATCTCAAAGTTTTCACCAATGGATCCTTTTACTCTTAAATTAAGAGTGTTAGAATTTGATCAAGCAAATAAAATGATTTGCTTTTCAATTAAGAATATTTCTAAGCTGAGACTAAGACAAACATCTAAGATTTTACTTCAAGGGAGAGGGGACAAATCCATGGAAGCGATTGAGACTCAGCCGCCTGCGGCTCAGATGGTCACACAATCCCGTTTTTTCACAACTGATTTTAATACCGCAATCATTGACGGTCCATTAAGAATTTATTTTGCTGATCGTCAAGAATCAGAGGCTTTGAGAATCTATTTCAATATACAAGAGACATTGATGCAAACGGGTATGAAGCTTGATTCGCTTCCGTTAGATATTCCAAATATGTATTTGATGCTTTATCCAACTAAGATTTCTTATTCTGAAGTTTTTGAAAAAGATGATGATCTTGCTGCCGAGCAATTTGGAGATCATTTGATTATGGGAATTCAAGGCGACAACTCTCCTGAGATTTCATCTAATGATCGTTTGCAACTCATTAGTCAACGTGTGAGAAATGTGTTTCAAGCATGGCCTATACTAAAATAAATAGGCTCATCGCATATCCGTTGACCTATTTTTATGTGATGGCTGGCTATATTATCACTAATTATAATTCGTTGAATCCTCCACAGTTTTTGCCACTTACATTTTTAGACATGCAAATACCATTTTTAGAATGGACGGGTTGGATTTACTGCACAGTATATTTTGTGCCTTTGATCGCTGCTTTTGTGGTGACAAAAGATCGTGATATAAAAGCCATGCTTACTTGCTTTCTAGTTTTATCTACACTTTGTTTTATTGTTTTTCTCATGCATCCAACGACTTACCCACGGCCAACACTTTCAGAGCCGAATTTTTTCAACTTCCCTTTGCAAATTGCATTTCAAATTGATCGCCCATCAAACTGTTGGCCTTCTTTGCATGTTGTTTACGCTTTTTTAACAGCATTTTTTGTACAACTCTATAAGCCACGTCTTGGAAGTTTTTTGCTCCTGTGGGCCATCGTCATTGCAATTTCAACACTCACAGTAAAGCAGCATTATCTTTGGGATGTGTTAGCGGGATATCTTTTAGCGCGCGTGGGATTTAAAGCATCGATGATGTTTTGGTCTCGTCAAAGTGTGGTTTCACGTACCTAAAACTTACTCGGTCAACAGCTGTTCTATAAACTTCACACTGGCTTCGCTGCCCCAGTCATTAGCACCATAACCTTGGGCAACAAGTCTTCCTTGTTTATCGAGTACAAAATTACTGGGCAGTGATTCAATATTAAATTTTTCTGATTCTGAATGAGTTGGATCATAAAACGTCGCAAACGGAAATTTCCTGGCTTTCCAAAAATCTGGAACAAACTTTGAGGCGGTATCAGGTTCGTCAACATTGAGTGGAATAATCACAAGACCTTTGGATGCGAGTTTTTCATGGAGGTCAATAAAGGTTGGCAGTTCAATCAAACAAGGTGTGCACCAGCTAGCCCAAAATGAAAGCAGTACGACTTTTCCTTTAAAATCACTTAGGCGTTTGGTGTTACCTGGACTTGCGACCATAAGAATGTCTGGAACCACTTTTCTTTTCTCAGGCGCAGGAACATCTGTTGGGCCATCTTGTATATCAGCAATATTTTCGTCATGATAATGAGAGGAGCGGAGATAGCCAATGCTAGCAAAAAAGACAATCGCGCACATGATGAGGACTTTTCCCCAAAAAGGAATATTTATGCGTTTCTGTGGGCGATTAGAGTCTCCCACAGGCCCTTCTGATTGTCTTAAGACGACTTCTTCTTGGTCTTCTGTTTCATTCATAGGCCCTAAGAGTAGCTTGAGAAAAGCATCGGGACAAGTTGTTTTAGAATACGTACTCCTTCTTACCGTGGCCCTTACTTTGGGGAGCATCATCATGACAAATTTGATCGGAACTGTCGATGAACCCAAGGGAATTCGCCAAGTATGGGGAAAGCTAATAAATGCTATCGGTGCAGATTATCCTGATAAACCTGACTGATTCTTAAATGCTCAGCCGTTTTTTTTGAATTACGGTGGTGTGATTCCGTGTTGCTGAAATGCGGCTAAGATTTGGCTGCGATGATTTGTTGTGAATACACCGTTTGTTACCAAAGTTTGATCAGCTGATAAGATGGCATTGAGCGCAGTTTTAAAAGTGTCATTACCTGTGAGAAGTTCAATATGAGCAAAAAATATTTTATCACTAATAGCAGCGCCCAAGTTTTGTCTGAGAGTCCACCAAGCTGTGCCCCAAACTCCACCCATGTAGTGAATTTCTTGGCCCGCTTGACCATAAGTGCGGTTATTGGCGGGGTTCACGGCTGTTCCATTAAACATTGTTTGTGCAGTAAGATTTTGATTTAATTCTGCATCGCGACCTGTAAGACCAGTTCTATTATTTAAGAAAAATTCACCGACAATACCTGAGTTAAAAACAATTTGTGAATGCACATCGGCTTGGCCTTCGTTAATGGCTCCAGCACATCCAGAGGCCGAAGGGCAACATGAAGCGCCAGAGCTAAAGCTACAACTAATAGCATAGTTACCCTGGGTAATTTGTCCGTTAGTACCATAGTCAACATTGGCATGGCCCATTTCATGGTCATACACAGATGCATCAAATGCAGATTCAAACGGCCCGACATAACTCATGCATGCAAAGTTTGCGATTTTTCCTGTCCAAAATGCATTAACACCGAGACCTTGATTTTTTGAAAAACTTCCATTTGCGTCGTAGCACATTGAATACACACCAACGTTTTTACCGGTGACATGCCAGCTATTGGGCAAAGTATTATTGGCGGTCATTTTTAAATTATCAATCCAGTAATATGCCATGAGCTGACCCAAGCGGTGATTCGAATCATTCACACTTGAGTAAATCCAATTGCCTTGAGCATCGGGGCGCGCACGGGCAAATGTAGATGTCGCAAATTGGCCGCTGCTATTTAGATAATCGGTGAGAACTCTAATATCAGCATTTTGCAAAAAATTATTTTGAGTTCCTGATACATTTACGTTTATCAGGTACTGATCAAAATTAATGGCACTCGATGGTGAAACCGTTGTGG
Coding sequences:
- the hutH gene encoding histidine ammonia-lyase; its protein translation is MKITGENLNIENVWLVAYGQEKVELAPSCKKKMLESRRYIEQFLKKGKTVYGVNTGFGALSSVSISNDQIIELQKNLIRSHSVGVGEIFTIEETRAILLLRANALARGHSGVRVDVVEKLLEFLNKNVMPVVPGQGSVGASGDLAPLAHVALALMGEGEVIYKNKRMKTSNALKAARIEPILLQAKEGLSLINGCQVMTAVGLLNTYEARRLNWLTDLAGSMSLEAMRGARSAFDPLIAATRAHPGEAKTARNLLRIMGKNSKISLSHEDCGRVQDAYSLRCMPQVHGAAKDTLRYVSGILEVESNSSTDNPLVFADKKKVLSCGNFHGEPVAFALDFLGISVAATASISECRIEKLINPAMSGLPAFLAENSGLNSGMMIVQVAAASLVSENKILSHPASVDSIPTSADKEDHVSMGTIAARKLGKIVRNAENVCAMELLCAAQGLDFLKPLKPSAGVLSGYNAIRKVVPYASKDRTFHIDITAIRELIRSGKLLKAVTDVTGDLEW
- the hutU gene encoding urocanate hydratase, with the translated sequence MVSGPRKVKAPTGSALTCKGWLQEAAYRMIQNNLDPAVAEKPNELIVYGGLGKAARNWECFDKILKSLESLSDDETLLIQSGKAVGIFKTHRDAPRVLLANSNLVPKWANWEHFNELDQKGLMMYGQMTAGSWIYIGSQGIIQGTYETFAECGRQHFDDNLSNRWVLTAGLGGMGGAQPLAAAFAGASSLSIEVDPERIKKRLQSAYIDEEAPTLEEAVARVKQYAKEGKARSVAYCGNMSEVIHQLIEMNVVPDILTDQTSAHDPLNGYVPEGYTPGINGTATALRKSDSKKYLALAMTSIKKHVEGMLKLKSMGAVTFDYGNNIRAMAKEAGCEKAFDIPGFVPEYIRPLFCEGQGPFRWVALSGDPNDIKVTDDALLELFPHNKKLHNWINKAQERIKFQGLPARICWLGYGERDKAGLLFNDLVKKRLVKAPIVIGRDHLDCGSVASPNRETEGMLDGSDAVADWPILNALLNTACGATWVSFHQGGGVGMGYSLHAGQVIVADGTVEAALRLRRVLTADPGMGIIRHVDAGYTKAQQVARERGVQIP
- the hutI gene encoding imidazolonepropionase; translation: MIVIHNIGQLVTLEGAVKKQGRNIVFQDLGIITDACLVLNGIGRKCKVEWVGKSSDLPKKYNKAKKINANKQLVMPGFVDSHTHLVFAGDRSREFEMRLAGHTYQEIALAGGGIVKTMTATRLISQADLLKISLKRVDTFLRQGVTTFEIKTGYGLDFDSEEKCLKIIDKLKKTTPATIVATFLAAHAVPPEYKGKKTEYTKLVATKWLPKLKKYCDYLDMFLDEGYFDKEDAEVLLTQAQKYKIRIKLHADELKLTGGTQTACKFNALSADHLLQISQKEIELLSKSEVTATLLPTTAFFLKAAYAPARRLLDSGARVALATDFNPGTSPTQDISLVAVLAALQMHMKTEEIITALTLNGAYALGLAEKKGALLKGYDADFIMLESNSVAKVFYEFGQVQRNLKVFTNGSFYS
- a CDS encoding phosphatase PAP2 family protein yields the protein MAYTKINRLIAYPLTYFYVMAGYIITNYNSLNPPQFLPLTFLDMQIPFLEWTGWIYCTVYFVPLIAAFVVTKDRDIKAMLTCFLVLSTLCFIVFLMHPTTYPRPTLSEPNFFNFPLQIAFQIDRPSNCWPSLHVVYAFLTAFFVQLYKPRLGSFLLLWAIVIAISTLTVKQHYLWDVLAGYLLARVGFKASMMFWSRQSVVSRT
- a CDS encoding TlpA disulfide reductase family protein; this translates as MNETEDQEEVVLRQSEGPVGDSNRPQKRINIPFWGKVLIMCAIVFFASIGYLRSSHYHDENIADIQDGPTDVPAPEKRKVVPDILMVASPGNTKRLSDFKGKVVLLSFWASWCTPCLIELPTFIDLHEKLASKGLVIIPLNVDEPDTASKFVPDFWKARKFPFATFYDPTHSESEKFNIESLPSNFVLDKQGRLVAQGYGANDWGSEASVKFIEQLLTE